CCGCCAGGGCCCTCTAACGCCAGAGATGATCGTCTACGTCTACCGCATCGCCGGCGTGACCTACGAGTGCGCCCAGGACGTCACCATGCTTCCAGAGCTGGTTTATGGCGTTCGCACCGATCTTCCCATTCAGGTTCGCTACGCTCCGCAAAATCCCGCCAATAGCATCATTGTGGCGGAGACCTGGAGCGGCCTACGGCTGGGAACACGCACACCCGTACCCTATCCCACCTCGGACGAAGAGGAACTCGGCGAACCTATCTAGCCGCGAGGCCTGCCGGCTTCAGTTTCAGATCGCCTTTAACTCCTCCCTGGTCTTTCAACCGGCAGTTATCCCGATTGAACCGAATCCCTGCGCAGACTACACTTAACGTCATGCACATGGTCGCCACTCCGAACAGCAAGATGCAGCGAGTCTTGCAGCTGTCCATGGTGCTCACCCTGGCCTATGTTGGTGCGACCTTCTTCTTCGGTCTACGGGCACACTCCCTGGCCCTCATCTCAGAGGCAGGACACAACGTCAGCGACCTGCTCGCCATTGTGCTCTCCTTCGTAGCCGTTTATTTTCAGGCACGTCCCGCAACCGATCAGAAGACCTTCGGATACCAGCGTGCCGGTGTCCTCGCCGCGTTCGTCAACGCCGCAACCCTCGTCGTGCTCTCGTTATGGATCGCCTTTGCCGCAGTCCACCGTTTCAGCGCACCCGTCGACGTGCAGCCCAAGCTGATGATGTACGTCGCGGCCGCCGGTGTGCTAATGAACGGCACCATCGCAACCCTGCTCTGGAAGTTCTCCGGCGACGTCAATATCCGCAGTGTCTTCCTGCACATGCTCGGCGACACGCTCTCCACCGCCGCGGTCATTGCAGGCGGCGCAGCCATCTTCTTCACCCACCTGTCGTGGATCGATCCGGTGCTCTCCATCCTCATCGCCGGCATGATCCTCTACAGCTCCGTCGGAATCATTCGTGAGACGCTGAACATTCTGCTCGAAGGCACGCCACGCAATCTTGAGCTCGGCGAGATTCGTCAGGCGATGGCCTCGGTCGGCGGCGTCCTCAACGTCCACGACCTTCATGTCTGGAGCCTCGGCTCCCAGTCCCACGCGCTTGCCAGCCACGTCACCATCGCTGAGATGCCCATGTCTGAGTGCAGCGGCATCCTCGCAGACATCAAGTGCGCTCTACGCGACCGCTTTCACATCACCCACACCACGATTCAGTTTGAGATCACCGGCTGCGAGACCACCCATGGCTGCGCCGCCCCGCCAGAGCTCGAGGCAATCGGCGCCCACAGCCACGATCATCACGGTCACGCTCACTGATTAGTCCTGCCGGACGGGCGCCCTGCGCGGGCGGCGGTCACTTCGTGACTTGTATACCCCTTCGGCTGGTCCTCCCGTTGGTCGGAGGGAAGATTATTCCGACCAACGGAGGAGCCAAGCCGATAACCCGCCAAGAAAAGGTATACGCCCCACGAAGTGGGCGCCCTCCGCGTAGGAGGCCCGTCCGGCAGGACACTTATCCTCTAAACCAGCGTAGCGTCGACGGTGATCGTCGCAGCCTTCAACACCTTCGACACCGGGCAGCCGACCTCGGCATTGTGTACCAGCTCATCGAACTTTGCCTTATCAATGCCAGGAATCTTCCCCTTAGTGGTCAGGTGAATCTTGGTGATCGTAGGCGCGCCGTGAACATCGAGCGTCAGCGTCGCGGTCGTCTCAATGGTGTCGGGAGTAAAGCCCGCCTCAGTAAGCTGGCCGCTCAGAGCCATCGTGAAGCAGCCCGCATGTGCCGCCGCAATCAACTCCTCGGGGTTTGTCCCCACACCATCGGCAAAACGAGTCTTGAAGCTGTACTGCGTATCCTTCAACGTGCCGCTCTGTGTGGAGATGGTGCCGGTGCCGTCCATAATCTTGCCATGCCATACTGCGCTGCCAGTGCGATCCATCGTAGTTCTCCTTTTGTTTTCAACTGTTACCTGTCAACAGTACCTTCTTCGATGCGCCGCTTGCGCCAAAGGACCTTGAAAAAATCCCATCCGCGATAGCATCTTGAAATGCCGCCGATCCCAGCCGTCGAAGCATCCGCAGACCAGCCCCTCGCGTCATGCCCCATCTCCACCGAGCACCACTCCCGTTTCTGCCCCACCTGCTCCTCGCGCCTTGAAGACAGCCGCTGCAAGCTTATCTGCCGAACCTGCGGCTACTTTCTAAGCTGCGCCGACTTCTACTAACTCGCAGACTGAGCCCCGCAGAGCCCTCTCAGAAACTGTCCTGCCGGACGGACCCACTGCGCTAGGCCACCCCACGAACGAAGACCTGTTTGCGGGGACCCCGGTTCGGGCGGGCGTTCACACGCCTTTTTAGAGCTTCGCGTGGTCCTCCCGTTGGTCGGAATTATCTTTGTTCGCGACCAACGGGAGCGCCAACCGAAGGGGTATACAAGTCACGAAGTGACCGCCCGAATCGGGTGGCAAGCGCAGCGGGTCCGTCCGGCAGGACAGTTTCTGGACAGATTCTCAGGCCGTACCTTCGCGCGATCTACCTCCCCTGGCTAGCCTTCCGCGCCGCCTCGAACTCATCCTTCGCCTTCCACTGAATCATCGCCGGCGCGCTCAAAGCCTCCCACCCCAACTCCATCCCAAACCGGTCGAGCTTCGCGTTCCCGCTGAAGTCCCAGTCCTCGTGGAAGTTGTCGCTGAAGTTGTGATAGTCGTGCTCCGTGAACTCCTCATGTTGCTTATGACCCCAGGCCGCATCATGCCCTTCATAAAGATTCCCCGTCTCAATCGAGAACGCCGGAATCCCAACTCTGGACAGGCTGAAGTGGTCCGAGCGGTAGTAGCTCCCCGCCGAAGGCTTCGGGTCCGGCACAATTGCAAGATTGAACCTCTTCGCCGTAGCCTCCACCGTCGGATAAAACGTCGTCCTCTGCGCCCCATTCACATTTGTCTCCAGCGGCACCCCAATCGGCAGAATCATGTCGTAATTGATATCCAGCTCAATCTGCCCCGCCGGAATCGGCGGATGCTGCCCCAGATACTCCGACCCCAGCAGCCCCTGCTCCTCCGCCGTCACCGAAGCAAAGACGATCGAGTGCGGCAGCTTCACCCCCGACTCCGCCCACGCCCGCGCCATCTCCAGCAGCATCCCGCAGCCCGTGCCATTATCCGCCGCGCCGTTATAGAT
The nucleotide sequence above comes from Tunturibacter empetritectus. Encoded proteins:
- a CDS encoding cation diffusion facilitator family transporter — translated: MHMVATPNSKMQRVLQLSMVLTLAYVGATFFFGLRAHSLALISEAGHNVSDLLAIVLSFVAVYFQARPATDQKTFGYQRAGVLAAFVNAATLVVLSLWIAFAAVHRFSAPVDVQPKLMMYVAAAGVLMNGTIATLLWKFSGDVNIRSVFLHMLGDTLSTAAVIAGGAAIFFTHLSWIDPVLSILIAGMILYSSVGIIRETLNILLEGTPRNLELGEIRQAMASVGGVLNVHDLHVWSLGSQSHALASHVTIAEMPMSECSGILADIKCALRDRFHITHTTIQFEITGCETTHGCAAPPELEAIGAHSHDHHGHAH
- a CDS encoding OsmC family protein — its product is MDRTGSAVWHGKIMDGTGTISTQSGTLKDTQYSFKTRFADGVGTNPEELIAAAHAGCFTMALSGQLTEAGFTPDTIETTATLTLDVHGAPTITKIHLTTKGKIPGIDKAKFDELVHNAEVGCPVSKVLKAATITVDATLV